In one window of Oscillatoria salina IIICB1 DNA:
- a CDS encoding cation:proton antiporter domain-containing protein gives MLVAPLLFERVQLPGIVGLIIAGALVGPNFLGLLERDSTIVLLGTVGLLFLMFMAGLETSLDDLKLNAGKAVIFGLATFTLPMVLGTVAMLMLGYGILASILVASCFASHTLLALPVLAKLGIMRSQSVTATLGGTLITNVLALLVLAVVVKAHAGDLTLNFWLFIIPALTIYTFATLWGVPKIGRWFFRRFGHDESAEFIFVLATLFVVSYVAGLIEIEPIIGAFLAGIAITQLIPQLSPLMNRIEFIGNTLFVPFFLISVGMLIDPLILVKEPKSLLVAGVMILAEVVSKFFAAWLPGKYFRFRFPSIMVMFGLSVAQAASTLAAITVAYEIELVDRLTVNGIIAMILVTCIASPWITQKWGKKVKPQEATTMEEQDPIQPLTKRVLVPVANPNTEDNLLQLALILAKTSKGTLLPLHVISDKLGTVTAEAKLLQQQLLAAAEAIAHAAVTQVEPIGRVDDAIDKGILRSATERNASLIICGWKGYSTTRENFFGSVLDNVIRGASVPILISRFPQPIKNTKRVLLAAVDTEIASPIFQQTVTLAKNTATALKANLQLVVVVTDAPNFKFKPEAVGLSPETTIMRVRGKFVKKVSRMLQIDDLLILTAITYPHYLPMPAIGIEPEAIARTNPRNSMIVVHFPS, from the coding sequence ATGTTAGTTGCACCGTTATTGTTCGAGAGAGTGCAACTTCCGGGGATTGTCGGTTTAATTATTGCCGGGGCGTTGGTAGGACCTAATTTTCTCGGTTTGTTAGAGCGAGATAGTACGATTGTGCTATTAGGTACAGTGGGGTTGCTATTTTTAATGTTTATGGCGGGGTTAGAAACTAGCCTCGATGACCTAAAATTAAATGCTGGCAAAGCAGTGATTTTTGGGTTAGCAACTTTCACCTTGCCAATGGTATTAGGTACTGTGGCAATGTTAATGCTAGGGTACGGTATTTTAGCTTCAATTTTAGTTGCTTCTTGCTTTGCTTCCCACACGCTTTTAGCATTACCAGTCCTCGCCAAATTGGGGATTATGCGAAGTCAATCTGTCACCGCTACTTTAGGTGGAACATTAATTACTAATGTGCTGGCTTTGTTAGTTTTGGCGGTAGTAGTTAAAGCCCATGCGGGGGACTTGACTTTAAATTTTTGGTTGTTTATTATTCCTGCTTTAACTATCTACACTTTCGCTACTTTATGGGGAGTTCCCAAAATCGGACGTTGGTTTTTTCGCCGTTTCGGACATGACGAAAGCGCAGAATTTATCTTTGTTCTCGCAACTTTGTTTGTCGTTTCTTATGTTGCTGGTTTAATTGAAATTGAGCCGATTATTGGCGCATTTTTAGCAGGAATTGCCATTACCCAACTCATCCCACAACTGAGTCCGTTAATGAATCGGATTGAGTTTATTGGGAATACCTTATTTGTGCCATTTTTCTTAATTTCAGTGGGGATGTTAATCGACCCACTAATCTTAGTAAAAGAACCGAAATCACTTTTAGTTGCAGGGGTAATGATTCTTGCGGAAGTTGTTAGTAAATTTTTTGCAGCTTGGTTGCCAGGAAAATATTTTCGCTTTCGCTTTCCCAGTATTATGGTAATGTTTGGTTTATCTGTAGCCCAAGCAGCTTCAACCTTAGCCGCGATTACCGTTGCTTACGAAATTGAATTAGTAGATCGCTTGACTGTTAATGGTATTATTGCCATGATTTTAGTTACTTGTATTGCTTCTCCTTGGATTACGCAAAAGTGGGGGAAAAAAGTTAAGCCCCAGGAAGCAACAACTATGGAAGAACAAGATCCAATTCAACCATTAACCAAGAGAGTTTTAGTACCTGTTGCTAACCCAAATACCGAAGATAATTTGCTGCAATTAGCTTTAATTTTGGCAAAAACCAGTAAAGGAACATTGTTACCTTTGCACGTAATTTCTGATAAACTGGGAACAGTAACCGCAGAAGCGAAACTACTGCAACAACAATTACTAGCAGCCGCCGAAGCGATCGCTCATGCCGCAGTTACACAAGTCGAACCCATTGGGAGAGTTGACGACGCGATCGACAAAGGCATTCTGCGTAGCGCTACTGAACGTAATGCTAGCTTAATTATCTGTGGTTGGAAAGGATATTCTACAACTCGCGAAAACTTTTTTGGCAGCGTCCTGGATAATGTGATTAGAGGTGCTAGCGTACCAATATTAATCAGTCGTTTTCCTCAGCCAATCAAGAACACCAAACGAGTTTTGTTAGCCGCAGTCGATACCGAAATTGCCTCACCTATTTTCCAGCAAACAGTCACCTTAGCCAAAAATACCGCAACTGCACTCAAAGCCAATCTTCAGCTAGTCGTCGTTGTTACCGATGCACCCAACTTCAAATTTAAGCCTGAAGCCGTCGGATTAAGCCCAGAAACGACGATTATGCGCGTCCGAGGCAAATTTGTCAAAAAAGTCTCTCGAATGCTGCAAATCGACGATTTACTGATTTTAACCGCAATTACCTATCCTCATTATCTCCCGATGCCCGCCATTGGGATTGAGCCAGAAGCGATCGCGCGGACTAACCCCAGAAATTCCATGATTGTCGTTCACTTTCCC